In Caloramator sp. E03, the sequence ATAATTATTAATGGTTTATGTTAAAAGTATATTTAAACTTTTGACACTACTAAATATAAAAGGAGGAGTTATAGTGAAAACAAAATTAGTACAAGATGCAATGGGAACACACTTGGATTGGGAGCATGAAGGAATCACTCCTAAGATGATTGATTGGTTTTGGAGCAATATGGAAAAGGGTTTTCTTTTATGGCATCCAGACCAGCATGAACCATTAACCTGGGCAGTACCACCAAAGCATGGTAACCCAATAGGCTCAATACATATAGCACCTCAAACATGGTCTGATGGTACAAGGCAAAATCTTTATATAAGATTTGAGGATCTTGCCAATATACCAGCAGAAGTTAAGGAATATATAGTATATGAACACTGTGTTGTTGTAGCTGGCCTTGGATTTGGTCCTGAAAGCATGAAAAATACAGAACCTATGGGATATCGTATACATCAGTGGCAGAAAACTGATTATGGTGTTGTTGGAAGATCATCAGCGATTGGTATGAAAAAGAAAGAAAAACCAGAAGAGGGCCTTATATGGGCAAAACATTGTGAGGAAGAGATAGGAAATTGGGGAGTGTTTTTACCACAGCTATATAATTTATATAAAGTTGTTAAAAATACTGACTATAACCCTTTTGCAGATCTCACAGTTGAAGGTAAAGGAAAGGATTTGAGATATAAATATATTAAATAAAAATAGTTATAGTATTACAATAGAGTTTTTTAACCTAATTAGCGAAAGAAGTTGCAACTTCTATATGCGGGGTCAGTGCACAGGTAAGAGTTAATATTAAAATTGGGTAGGTAACAGAATATATTACCTACCCAAAATTTTCAAAAGGATATATTTAATAATAAATAGTTTTTTTATCATCCTAATCTATTGACTGGAACTCACCAAGATATTCTAAAACTTTAAATGAATTATATAAAAGAGAAATTGTCTTTCCATCATCTAAATTGATATTTAACATGTTTTGAATTTTTTCAATACGAAATCTCATAGTATTGTGGTGTATGAATAGTTTTTTAGCAGACAAACACATATTTAATCCAGATTCTAAATAAGTAAATAAAGTTAATGTATATTTTGTGTGATTTTTATTATCAAATTCAATTAAGTTTAATAAAGGCGGATAGCAAAGTTCTTTTATGTCGATTTCATTAATACATAAACTTAAAGCATGATAAATTGCATATTCTTCGTATAAATAAACTGAATTTTTTCTTTTTAAGTGTTCCGCAGAATCAATTGCAGCTAAACATTGCCTTAAGTATTTTTTTAAATTATCAATTTTGTTAAAATTTATGCTTATACCACACTTTAGCATATATTTAGAAGCAATTGCTTCAAGACTTTCAATAAATTTTTTATTTATCACTTCTTCGTTATTAGATTCAATAATTAAAGCTATGCCATCGTTAAATATAACCGATTTTGAATTGCAAATCTCTGCATCCAAAACGTTTTTAATATAAACAAGAGGAATATTAAAATTATCTTTTTGATTATATACAAAATATAGCAATCTAAGATTCTTTTTTGGAAGCCAGCCTAATGTTTTTAACTTTTCTTCAATAGTTAAAGGATCATTAAGCTCGTTATTCAATAATCTAATTATAAAATGTTCATGTAGTTCTCCCTTTGTATTATGAAAGAAATTGTTTTTGTTTAATTCATAAGAGATAATTTTACCTAAATATTCTGTAAGTTCAAGGTCTGAATCTAAAAATGGCCTGACTCCCTCATTT encodes:
- a CDS encoding PucR family transcriptional regulator; its protein translation is MNISIQMILDKLSDYNFVIKKLNNTSIKFAKLIEKKQSVFESDCLYIGNFSDFKDIILLKPQGNFIIVLPECQDELPDFDICGTIIFLISNDDIFKIYNTINNIINIYIEWSVQLLQALFDNKGILEILNIGQKLLTNPIHVIDTIFTLIAYTNGPEVDDPEWTDHIKQGFNTYKNIAQLKVGKYIEKVFKSSSPIIIHPSFYKNRILMTNIYIDGKIVGHVALNEGVRPFLDSDLELTEYLGKIISYELNKNNFFHNTKGELHEHFIIRLLNNELNDPLTIEEKLKTLGWLPKKNLRLLYFVYNQKDNFNIPLVYIKNVLDAEICNSKSVIFNDGIALIIESNNEEVINKKFIESLEAIASKYMLKCGISINFNKIDNLKKYLRQCLAAIDSAEHLKRKNSVYLYEEYAIYHALSLCINEIDIKELCYPPLLNLIEFDNKNHTKYTLTLFTYLESGLNMCLSAKKLFIHHNTMRFRIEKIQNMLNINLDDGKTISLLYNSFKVLEYLGEFQSID